Below is a genomic region from Gillisia sp. Hel_I_86.
TGGAAATTAATTGATAGCTATTTGACCAAACCGAAGAATAAATTAACTTTGTGCACCTAGAAAAAATATTTTTATGAATATACCACAAGAATTAAAGTACACCAAAGATCACGAATGGGTGAAAATCGATGGAAATATTGCCACCATTGGTGTTACAGATTTCGCTCAAGGAGAACTTGGTGATATAGTTTATGTAGAGGTGGAAACCGTTGGAGAGACAATGGAGCGAGAAGAAGTTTTTGGGACTGTCGAAGCCGTAAAGACTGTCTCTGACTTGTTATTGCCGCTTACAGGAGAGATCATTGAATTTAATGAAAGCCTAGAAGACACTCCAGAAAAGGTAAATACAGATCCTTATGGAGAGGGATGGATGGTAAAGATCCAGATTGCAGATGAGGATGAAATCACAGGTTTAATGAGTCCAGGAGAATATAAAGATCTTATTGGCGGCTAGAATATTACTTGCAGTAGCGGTACTTTATACCATTTTAATTGCCTCTTTGTCCTTAGTGCAATTGGGGAAAATTTCAATTGGAAGTTTTAGCCCTACAGATAAAATGATGCATTTAGGTGCATATTTTGTTTTGGGCTTTGTATGGTTTTTTTACTATTTGTTTAAAAAACGGGATGGCAGTATAAGGATAAAGGGCTTTGCTAATATAACTGGCTTAATTATACTTTTTGGTATGTTAATTGAGGTTTTACAAGGAGCCCTTACAGATTATCGCGACCCAGATTGGGCCGATATACTGGCAAATAGTATCGGAGTTTTATTGGCGTTGGGCATATGTCTAGGATTTTTAAAATCCTTTAAACGCTTAAAACATAAGATTAATTCATTTTTATGAAAAAAAATTTTACTTTAGCAACCCTTATTAATTAGTATCGAATTATGAAACCCAAGAAAAATCCGAAAGCCGATTTAACGAAGCGTAGCGTTCTCTTTCTTCAGTTAGGACTTATTTTAGTCCTATTTATTGCATGGCAAGCTATAGAATGGAAAACATACGACAAAGATAATATAGATCTAGGTCAATTGAACCTAGGTGATCTAGATGATGAAGAAATTCCAATCACGGAAATTCTGAACACACCACCACCACCACCGCCTCCACCACCAGCACCAGAAATTATAGAGGTTGTGGAAGATGAAGAAGAAGTAGAGGAAGATGTAATTGAATCTACAGAAACCAACCAAGATGAGATCGTTGAGGTAAAAGAGGTTATTGAAGCACCGGTTGAAGAAGTAATCGCAGATGTTCCATTCGCGGTCATTGAAAATGTGCCAATTTTCCCAGGGTGTGAAAACCTAAGCAATAACGCCCAACGCAAGAAATGTATGAGTGAGAAAGTACAAGAATTTGTGCAAAGAAAATTTAATACAGATCTAGGTAGCCAGTTAGGGTTGAGTGGGGTTAATCGTGTGATCGTTCAATTTAAAATAGACAAGAACGGTAACATTACAGATGTTCGTTCTCGTGCACCACACCCAAGATTGGAGCAAGAAGCAGCAAGAGTTATAAACTCACTTCCAAAAATGCAGCCAGGTAGACAGAGAGGTAAGGCGGTAGGGGTTATGTACTCTTTACCAATTGTGTTCCAAGTACAGGATTAATACAATTTATAATTTATATAAAATTCCCAAATTGCTTAGCGGTTTGGGAATTTCTTGTTCATGGGCTTTTCCTCATTCAAGAATAAAAATTTTGGTATCTTTCGGCTGTTTCACGCTTTAATATCTGTGCTCCTTTTATGAAATACATTGGATTCCTACTTCTCTGTTTTATTTCCTACAACGCATTTCCACAAGATGGATTTTCCGAATTTGAAACCTATCCAGCTTTTTCTGAATGTTCAGAAATAGATTTTAATGGAGAGGAAGCTTGTTTTAAGAATACCTTGATGAAAAAGGTAACCGAGAATTTTCAGTTGCCTGCAAAGGTTTCTGAAGAAAATTATAAAGGAGAAATGATCATCCTTTTTGAAGTTACCAAAGAAGGAAAGTTCAAGGTGCTTTATGTAGATGCAATTTATCCTGAATTAAAAGAAGAAATACGGCGTGTTTTTGATGAGTTGCCCAGTATTTCACCGGCAACATACAACGGCAAGCCTGCCTATGCACAGTTTAGGTTCCCTTTAAAGATTCCAATAGGATATACCAAAATGGTCCCTCCTTCATCTGAAGCTGCTGTTGTAAAAGAATCCAGATCTATTAAGAAGAAAAAAACGCTGACTGAATATGATAGCATTGTATCCAAGCCATTTATCAGCAAAATAAACTCCAGCAATTTGTTTGTGCCGCTTTCTCATGAGCGTTACAATAGGTTTGATGCGGAGATGAATAGAGTTGGAAATAATAGTCACACAGCTACCAAACCTTATATATACAATGAAGTTTCCAGGTATTACGATTTTGATGCCGAATTTAAGGAAGGCAATACCCGTAAAACTTGGACGGGAAGAAAAATTTGGGACGAACATTTAGTTGCTTTTCAGGGTGAGAATTACTGGTTTACCGGAGATGCGGTTCTGGATCTTCAAGTAGGAAAAGATTTTCAGAGTGATATTGCATTTACTTATAATAATACCCGTGGTGCCATTTTCCAAGGAGGCTTGGGAAAGAATTTTAATTTCTATACGGTGGTTTTTGAAAGTCAGGGCCGCTTTGCCGATTATTTTAATAGGTATGCAGAAAGTATTGGCCCGTTTGGCGGAAATCCTGCGATTGTTCCCGGGAGGGGAATTGCAAAAGAGTTTTTAGAGGATGGTTATGATTTTCCTGTGGCCGAAGGATATTTGTCTTATAAAGTTTCAGATTTCTTCAACGTGCAATTTGGGCATGGCAAAAATTTTATTGGCGATGGTTATCGGTCATTGTTAATGAGCGATATTGCTAGTCCGTATCCATATTTGAAATTAAACACCAATTTTTGGAAACTAAAATACACCAATACATTTATGTCTTTGCGTGATGTAAGGGAAGAGGTGTCTGCGGAAGGTTCCTATAGAACAAAATATATGGCCAATCATTACTTGAGTTTGAATCTAACCAAGAGATTTAATCTTGGTTTGTTTGAATCGGTGATCTGGCAAAATGATAATGGGCGTGGTTTCGATGTTAATTATTTGA
It encodes:
- a CDS encoding VanZ family protein; the encoded protein is MAARILLAVAVLYTILIASLSLVQLGKISIGSFSPTDKMMHLGAYFVLGFVWFFYYLFKKRDGSIRIKGFANITGLIILFGMLIEVLQGALTDYRDPDWADILANSIGVLLALGICLGFLKSFKRLKHKINSFL
- a CDS encoding gliding motility protein RemB, which produces MKYIGFLLLCFISYNAFPQDGFSEFETYPAFSECSEIDFNGEEACFKNTLMKKVTENFQLPAKVSEENYKGEMIILFEVTKEGKFKVLYVDAIYPELKEEIRRVFDELPSISPATYNGKPAYAQFRFPLKIPIGYTKMVPPSSEAAVVKESRSIKKKKTLTEYDSIVSKPFISKINSSNLFVPLSHERYNRFDAEMNRVGNNSHTATKPYIYNEVSRYYDFDAEFKEGNTRKTWTGRKIWDEHLVAFQGENYWFTGDAVLDLQVGKDFQSDIAFTYNNTRGAIFQGGLGKNFNFYTVVFESQGRFADYFNRYAESIGPFGGNPAIVPGRGIAKEFLEDGYDFPVAEGYLSYKVSDFFNVQFGHGKNFIGDGYRSLLMSDIASPYPYLKLNTNFWKLKYTNTFMSLRDVREEVSAEGSYRTKYMANHYLSLNLTKRFNLGLFESVIWQNDNGRGFDVNYLNPVIFYRSIEFSTGARGGNAIIGITGKYKWSDQINLYGQWIIDEFSTEKIFGGKQSWKNKLGYQLGVKYFDAFNVPDLYLQAEYNQVRPYTYSHNSVVLNYGHNNQSLAHLWGSNFREIIGIARYRRDRIFGSAKVIYGKRGFDFDDGSDDRYYGGNIYRSERDRAFEDGVKIGQGNTTTTLFSEVEAGYIINPVTNLKVFGSLIYRNFNPGVDTDLIFKENTVWFNVGIRTDIFNWYYEY
- a CDS encoding energy transducer TonB, producing the protein MKPKKNPKADLTKRSVLFLQLGLILVLFIAWQAIEWKTYDKDNIDLGQLNLGDLDDEEIPITEILNTPPPPPPPPPAPEIIEVVEDEEEVEEDVIESTETNQDEIVEVKEVIEAPVEEVIADVPFAVIENVPIFPGCENLSNNAQRKKCMSEKVQEFVQRKFNTDLGSQLGLSGVNRVIVQFKIDKNGNITDVRSRAPHPRLEQEAARVINSLPKMQPGRQRGKAVGVMYSLPIVFQVQD
- the gcvH gene encoding glycine cleavage system protein GcvH gives rise to the protein MNIPQELKYTKDHEWVKIDGNIATIGVTDFAQGELGDIVYVEVETVGETMEREEVFGTVEAVKTVSDLLLPLTGEIIEFNESLEDTPEKVNTDPYGEGWMVKIQIADEDEITGLMSPGEYKDLIGG